The Venturia canescens isolate UGA chromosome 4, ASM1945775v1, whole genome shotgun sequence genomic interval GGCGGGACCATCCTCATCAAGCTCCGCATGAGACAACGGGGCATTAACTTTGTCCGCCTCGGGAGCTGCCAGGCCGGCAGTTCTTCTCGCAACGGGTCAAGCTAACCTCATCACACCACACGGGGCTTCTCACCGGGTACGAATGTTGATCGACACGGGCGCGGAGATCACATTCATCACTGCTTCTCTCGTGCAGCAACTCAAGCTTCACCGGGAAGCATCGGTAATACCGATCATCGGGATTGGCGGGACGCATTCGGGCCACACGCGCGGGGTGGTTAGCGTAAAGCTTCGGTCTATGCACTCATCGGACATTGTCTCAATAAAAGCTCACATTTTGTCAAAGTTAATGCCTACTCTCCCTTCATTTACACCTCCTAACATCTCACTTTCTCATCTGCAAGGTCTTCCACTTGCAGACCcggaatttctctcaccagggtcCATCGATTTAATTCTCGGGGCTGACATCTATGGGCAACTCATTCGGGAGCAGATCAAGCGGGGGCCTCACGGCACACCGATTGCACAGAATACGGTTTTCGGGTGGATCGTTCTCGGTCCTATGGACTCTTCTCAACAGTCAGCCGGGTTGGTTCATCACGCTGCAGTGGATCACGGGTATCAGGAGCTTCAGGATCTCCTCACACAGTTTTGGGTACAGGAAGAAGTCTCGGGCTCGGGCGAATCGCACCTCACTCCTGACGAGCAGGAATGTGAGACTCATTTCTTGACGACACACAAACGGAACTCAGACGGGCGGTACGTCGTCAGATTGCCGGTTAAATCCGCATCGGGGACATTGGGCGGGTCTTTTCACACAGCTTCTTCCTGTCTCCATCGACTACAATGCAAACTCAATCGGGATTCAAGCTACAAGGGCCTCTACGACACGTTTCTCGGGGAATACGAATCATTGGGGCACATGACTCGAGTCTCGGGCAATCACGCCCCGCTCGGGCCCATTTACTACTTGCCGCACCACGGGGTGCTTACCACAAAGTTACGTGTTGTATTCAACGGGTCGTGCAATACAGATTCGGGAATTTCGCTTAACGACATTCTGCACACGGGCGCGAAACTGCAGCGAGATATTTCGGACGTTCTCTTGTGGGTCAGACGACACCGTTTCGTCTTCGCGACCGACATCGTTAAGATGTTCCGGCAAATTCGGGTTCACGAAAGTGATTGGGACTTACAACGCATTTTATGGGTGGACGAGGGCGGGCGGGTCGTTTCATTCCATCTCACCACGGTCACTTACGGTACTCGGTCAGCACCATTTCTCGCGGGACGGGCCCTGGATCAACTGGTTACAGACGAGGGCGGGAAATATCCCGAAGCTGTCGCCCCTCTTACAAAGGGGCGATATGTGGACGATATTTACGGCGGTGCTGACCAGCTCGCAGATCTCATCACGCAAGCGGAGCAACTCATCGGGATTTGTACAGCGGGCTGCTTTCCTCTGGCCAAGTGGCAGAGCAATCATCCGGAGCTTCTCACGGCGGTCGGAGCGACCTCATCAACGGAAAACGCTCGGGTATTTGAAGAATGGGAGACAAAAGTCCTTGGTCTCGCATGGCTTCCTCACACGGACGTGTTCAAATTCACGGTTCACAAGTACACAGCCGGGGACGGGATCACGAAACGCATCATTCTCTCGGAGATCGCACAATTATACGATCCATTGGGTTTTCTCTCACCGGTAACGATTCGGGCCAAAGTTCTCTTACAAAGGCTTTGGTTAGAAAAGTTAAATTGGGATGACCTTGTGTCAACGGAAGTTCGCAACTCTTGGGTCGCGTTTCGGCAGGAACTATCGCATCTCGGGACGGTTTCGGTACCGCGGTGGCTCAACATCGCGACGGGTACATCGGTCGAACTACACGGGTTTTCGGATGCATCTCAACTAGCAATGGGCGCAGCTGTGTACGTTCGGGTTTCGGGCGCGGGTAATCAAACAACGGTCTCACTAGTCTGCGCTAAGACTAAGGTCGCACCGATCAAACGGCTCACAATTCCTCGGTTGGAGCTCGCAGCAGCGGTGCTGCTTGCTAAACTCACACACCACGTGCAAAACGTGCTGGGCCTTGATGACTCACGGGTATACCTATGGACGGACTCAATGGTAACGCTCACTTGGGTCACTTCTCATCCTTCACGGTGGAAGGATTTTGTTCGGAATCGGGTATCACTGGCACAGGAGCTCGTGCCACGGGCCCAATGGAGATTCACACCGGGTCGGGACAATCCAGCGGATTGCGCATCACGGGGGCTAACCATCTCACAACTCGCGCGACATTCATCATGGTGGGACGGGCCTCACTGGTTAGCCAAAGACTCATTCCATTGGCCAACTCATCGCATCGGGACGGGGGACGCAGCGGCGCTCGAAGAGCGGCCAGGTCTTACACTCTCACTCGCAACATCACCCTCACCGGTTTACGATCTCATCTTGAAATACTCATCTCTCACACGGTTGTTGCGAATCACCTCATGGCTCTTCAAGGTGATTACAAACCTGAAAAGAGCGGGCGACGGTACATCGGGTTCAGCCAACATCACACCGGGAGACCTGGAGAACTCACGGCTTTATTGGGTGAAAGCCATTCAGGGAGCATACTTCACTTCAGAGCTTAAAACACTCACATCGGGCTACACTCTCCCGAAATCGCATCCGATCACGCGATTAACGGGCTTCATAGATCATCAAGGCATTCTCAGGGTGGGAGGACGGCTGAAGCACTCAGCCTTACAACCTGATTGCAAGCACTCAGTCATTCTCCCTCGGGACTCACCACTTACGGCACTTCTCATCGCTGATGCCCACGAGCGCACTCTCCACGGCGAGACTCAACTCACTTTGGCTTATCTACGGCAGAGCTGCTGGATCATCGGCGGGCGTGGGCCAGTACGCTCATACATTTTGCGTTGCGTGCGGTGCGCGCGCTTCCGGGCGCTCAAGGCACAGCAACTAATGGGTCAGTTGCCAATCTCACGGGTTACGCCGGCAAGGCCGTTTCTCTTCTCGGGGGTCGACTACGCGGGGCCAGTTTCACTCAAAAGCTGGCGCGGGCGTGGGAGCAAATGTCACAAAGGCTGGTTGtgcattttcgtttgtttcgcaAAAGCTTATGACGTGGTATCGGCAATCAAAAGAAAACGGCTATATTTTTGACTTTGCAAAGGAAATAGTTAACTATTGTCGGGACGATGTAACGATACTGAGACGCGCTTGTAtggtttttcgtgatatgtTTATGACGAGCGGCCGTGTGTGCCCTTTTGATGAAAGTACAACGATAGCATCAGCTTGTTTTCGTATTTATCgtaaaaactttttgaaagaTAACACGATAGGTATTTGTTCAGGATTGAGCGAGGCCTCGACGGTAGCGCGAGAGAATTCGGGCCGGGctctcgcgctccgccgctggcgtcgccagttcgcgggttcggacattttgggcgcgtgcaattagagcagccgggtgctcgtttcacgcgctcacggggggcgtcgccacctcctgggcagtaattagcacgggaccggggaagcacaccgcgcatgtgcgcggggcttcatcatcgatctccatgattgatgccgcagtcttgatccggtcgctgaagcgtgcaatacggctaatcactgcatctcaccttctcaccagttttcggtatcaaattcgggttctcttattcattttcggttcAAATCATTACACGGACTCTGCGCATTTAACGGAACATTCTCTCGGACTCATTTTAACGGTATATCTCTAAAAGTCATCGGGTTCTTTCTCACGAGCACGCTTCGGTCGTCCATCTTGTTCGTCTCGCACGTGCTCGACGAACACCGGGTCTACTCGCCATTTTCATCATCGGGCTTAATCGCACTAATTGTCGGGCAAATACTGTACTTTAACATAGAACAGCGGAACAATAAATTcctcactatttttctcgcacCACCGGCGTACTTATTATTCGTTTACCACCTACACCAGACTCCTTGCAAAAACAGTATTATACCAACAGGCGGTTATAGATGGGCTCATAATCAGTCAAAAAAAGCAATTGCATGGCTAGTTTGGATGGAGCATGTTCTCGGACACCCTATAGTACACGCGTGTAGAGGTCGTGAATTTAAACTACCTCAAAACTTATTAGTTGATGGGTACTACGAAACTAACGGTATATCACATGTGTTACAGTTTCATGGATGTTATTGGCACGGTTGTTTGCGCTGTTACCCCACAAACAGAGATCTGAAACAAAGCGATGGTTTGTCTATGCATGAACGCTTTGAGAAAACAGTCATCATACGTAATCGAATCCTTTCGGGTAATCATAACTTGAAAGAAATTTGGGAATGCGAGTATGATCAAATGATAAAAGAAAACACGCGAATGAGCTCTTTTCTATGTAACCACCCTTTGGTTAGAACAGACCCCCTAGACCCccgcgatgctttttttggTGGCCGTACAGAGAATATGGTAACACTATATGACGCAAACGATATGGAGCAAATACGTTATGTTGACGTCTGCTCCCTTTACCCgtatatttgtaaatttggAAAGTACCCTGTAGGGCATCCAAAAGTATATGTCGGCGATGAGTGTAAGGTTCCGCATAATACAGATCTCTCTAGAGTTGAGGGTATCGTGAAATGCACTGTACTACCACCGAGGAATCTTTATCACCCTGTTTTACCAGTACGCATGCATAACCGTCTACTATTCGCATTGTGTCGCACTTGCTGTGAAATTATGAACCTGTTACGTCGGGTGGTTGAATTCCCGGATTTATCGGAGAAGAACACGGGGAACCGACGTGTAAGTCTATGTTGGATCCTTACCTTTAAGAGGGGGAGATCTTCCCTCTTGGGAGAAGAACCCGTGTACGCGAAATAATCGTAGGTGATTCGGGGAACGAACGAgtaaaatgaaagagaaaaaaagtaaaaaaaaggggGGGGAATACCGTTATTTTACTCACCCCTAGTCGAGGGTTACCGTCTCGACGCCTGCAGGTACGATCGGTGCCGGTGGTGTAGGCGGTTCAGCTGTAGAGGCGACGGCGGGGCGAGGGGTCGGGCTTACCACCGCGACCGGTGCGTTCTTTGGAAAATTCGTGAAAGAGATGTGGCGTACCACGTAGGTGGATCCGCCAGGTGTTGACGGTGCGGAGTCTGTCGACACGTCCGAAAGCTCGCCCGATTCGGTGACGGTTGCCGGGGTTGGAAGACCGGTGGTGACGGACACAACGCTAATTGACGCGGAGGGTGAACCGCGACTGGTTATCACAATACGGCTGTTCGGTGTATTTTCGTTGCCGGTTCTCTGACTCTGGGCCTGGTACAGGAGGGCTTTCGCCTTGCGAACTTGGAACGCCCTGCCGGCCCGGCGCTTAGGCATGGTACTCGAACATCTTAACAATTTTCGCGGGGATCAGGATCTGCTCACTGTAGGTGGTGGAAGGAATTCTACGCTCCGTGCCGATTTTACAAGGCGCGGAGGGCGAAGAATAAGGGGTCGCAATACGCGCCGATTTGGTAGGCGCAGTGGTTGCGAGGGATGAGAGGGTATCCTGTGCCGACGTGCCGAATAGTAAGGCTCGGAAGGCAGAAATCAGGATTACCCGCGCTTATCGTAACAGCGCAGGTGGTTGAGAGCAGATGATGAACcccaaaaaaattgtcaagaacCAAAAGAGAACTGCTGATGAATTCACGAACCAAAGGATTTAGTAGCCGGTTTTTGGAAATTTGCGGTAAAACccggaagaaaaatgttggaaatcGGCGgcggaaataaataaagagtatTTACCGATAAACGCGAAGGAGCCGAAAATGATTATGAGTGATGCGGAGTATGATGTGCACACTTGTAGTTtattgtgaataaaaatgagcgCGGAAGTATCTCCGTAAAGGGTTAACAAAATGGTTTACAGAAAAAGTGACGATTTTAGCCTTGCGACGTTTTACAAAGGTCCTCCTCGGATTGAGAGACGCAGTGGACTGATGAGAGATCGAGAACTGAGCGCGTTACAATCTTGCGCTCTTAAATAAACACCCCGAGAAGGCAccccgagagagagaaaaaatgacgtGATTGCAACTAAGCAGTTTTGGCCATGGTTGACACATACGCGCGCATATACGTGCGTCGCGCGACTCGAGGGTGTAATACGATTCCTTCAGATAAGCGGCCGTCTTCGGGAGTGACTTCTCGAGCGTAGGTACAATGTTGCGCTCCATATACTTTACTTTTTCTATAGATTGTAGTCTTTCGCtcgcttaattttttttatcttgcgTTATGGAGAAATACGCCTGTATTCCCGTTGAAATCGTTGGATATCTAATAGGAATTAGTTATGCATCGATTACCCttatttttactctttttaTAATTACGGCGCGTACCATGTTCGTTTATTGGAATATCAACGATCAACTAACCTTGGTTAATTGGTCGTTGATTTGACAGCTGATTGTTGCGGGATGATGACCTTCCGAGTTCTAAAGAGATAAATCAGGTGAAAATGTTTGACAGTGGAGTGTAGGTCTACCTGgttataatttttcatgaacaaATTTTGAGGTTACGGGTTTGCGGAGCGGTGGTATCCACGACGGTATCCACGACCGCGGTACGGAGGACCGAATATTGCAGGTAGGAATTTGTTGATCGGATATTTCATAAATGGGCTATTGCCAAAACTGATTATCGTGAGTGTACGAAAGTTAATTTTCTCAGGGGGTCGTACCGCACTCGTGAGATCGCGCCAGCACCGGATGAAGCCATCGGATATCGTCTGGAGACTTTTGCTGATAAGGGTGGTCAGCAAAACACTTCTCCGCTCGCGTGAGAAAGAAATTGTGATGACTTCATCTCGCGAGCTTTTGTGTATCGGATATTTTTAACGGATGCGAGCGCGGCGGTAAGCCACGTGGAGCTCCTGTTACCCCGGGAGTATATACCGAGTAGGCAtatctctttccttctctctcgtttACGAATTCAATAGCGGGCGCGCTCAAGTGTCTTCGCCGGTTCGAACTCGAAGAACGTGCATATCTTTATGCGTACAagtatatgtatgtatgtatatgtatgtatgcgtatgtatatgtatatgtaagtgtgcacaataaaatttatatatctatagtaTGGGCTTCGGGATTGATTTCGAAAGTCGTCGTTAGTCGTCGACGAGGGGgtagaccctaggacgtaacacctccccgGAGAAGTTCGAGGCCTAAGTGTCGACGGGCTGAGAACCGGCTGTTAGGCGATCCAACAGGACAGGGTCTACGCCGGAAAGCCTCCTTCTCGATGGCGTCGGCCTCGGTTGTTGAGTGACGATCTCCGTAAGTTCGTGCCCTCGGGCCACGCGGTATTCGTTTTCACGTCGACTGTTCTTTTTGAAGTGATGCGTGGTTAGTAAATGGGTGAACGAACTCCATATTGCCCCTACGAGCGTGACGCTCCACCCATAGAGCGAATGTAAAGTATATCCTTGAATAATTATGTCGATGATCGCTTTAATCATCGTGAAAATAAAGGCAATTGCGAAGAATCCCGCACTAACGATTCCGAATTTCTCCAAACCGTGCCACATCTTATTCAGCGTATTTGCAGTAAGTTGTTCGATGGTTTCGGGGTTGAGGAGATTGTGTAAGGCGATGGAGCCACTTGCTATCGAATATCCCGCGGAACCCCGAGCGATGGTGTTGAGCAAGGCGACCTTTTCGGCGGGGAACATGATTCTGTCCCGAAGTTGATTAACTTCTTCCATTGTATAGATGCCGGAGGTTGCCAGGTTTCCAATCGGGTTATAATTCCAGGTAGGTTGCGACGTCGGGAGCAACTCTTGCGGGGCGGCGACCGGTATGCCTTGCGGGCTAAATCGATACCAATTATTATCGATATTGTATAGCGCCGGCAATAGAGGGTCGCACTCGATTTGTGAGCCAGTCTTGAgtaggatttttgaaactgGCGATAGGAACCGTGACTCGTTACGATATGTAACGGGTAGCTCGTTATAACACGCGGATGTGTGACGGACTCTGCAGTCGACTGGCGTACACTTGATGATGTGTGCGACTTCTCCTAAGACGATAGCCATGTAACCGGGAGATTTCATGATAGTTCTTGCGAATTTTTCGGGGAGTACCGAAGCAATGTTGAGTGCATTTTGAATGACTTGCCGTTCCAGGTTGCAGCGTTGGATGACGACGTCTCTGTATAAATTCTGCAGTTGATTTCGGAGATGCTTTTCGACGTATATAAATTTCGAATTCATGTAGGAGAAGATGTCCAAGTTGTTAACCGAGATTTGTTTCCTTTCTGCGAATGTTTTTCCTTTCTGAGTTTCCAGGATAAATAATTTTGGATGTTCTGTTCTGATGAGGGTGTACCCGCAAAGGTACTTTTCCGATTTGGCCGCTAAGGCGAAAGTGGTTTCTTGAGTCGTGAGTGAGAAGACATCTGGTTCATTTGTTGTGGGATCTGAATTTTGGTATTTCGTTGCGAATCCCTCGAAGAGAACGTCGTAACGGTCGAACTGGCACGAGTCTAAGGGTTCCGTGGACCAGAAGGCCGAGTTACCCTCGACGTCCAAGCATGTGCCGTCGGATAAAGGGCAATGCGTTCCTGACTGAAGGAGAACCTTGTTGTTAATTAGGTTCACGTCCGCTTGATAGTTGGTGACTATGATTTTGACGGTGGCTTGGATGATAACTCCGTCCCAGCTTCCAAAAGCGTCGCTGTATTGGGTTCCTCTGCACCCACCGTTGTTTGTGATTTTCCCGCCGAGTGTGATTGCCCGGTTTGTCGTGCTGTTTTTCCGGATTCCGACTATGACGCTGGAGGGGCTGAGTTGGAggattcccgtttcttgaagaTGACGGCACCCGCGCTCGTCTAGTTCTTGCAGGTAATTTTGCCGACCGTTTTGGACAATGGATACGTGTGAACTCATGCCGCAATAGTACACAGTCCGGTCGATTTCGACGCGACACTGTATGACCTCGGTGTGAGAGAATTCGGACAGCTGGAGTAGTTGAATGTAAGTTTCCATAGACGTTGGGGTGTTGAGCGGAGCGTTGCATTCCCCGACATGATTCAACGAGATTGTCGTGACATTGAGGTTCGACCCGGCGCAATCATAACCCAGCATGCAGGAGCCTTCGTGCGCCAAGAGTAGTATGAATATTAGTCCGAACATGGTCTGGAACGAGAGGATATCTCGATTATTAATTACTCGAGAGGGAGTCGAGTTCCTCTTAATTT includes:
- the LOC122408895 gene encoding uncharacterized protein; translated protein: MLIDTGAEITFITASLVQQLKLHREASIKRGPHGTPIAQNTVFGWIVLGPMDSSQQSAGLVHHAAVDHGYQELQDLLTQFWVQEEVSGSGESHLTPDEQECETHFLTTHKRNSDGRYVVRLPVKSASGTLGGSFHTASSCLHRLQCKLNRDSSYKGLYDTFLGEYESLGHMTRVSGNHAPLGPIYYLPHHGVLTTKLRVVFNGSCNTDSGISLNDILHTGAKLQRDISDVLLWVRRHRFVFATDIVKMFRQIRVHESDWDLQRILWVDEGGRVVSFHLTTVTYGTRSAPFLAGRALDQLVTDEGGKYPEAVAPLTKGRYVDDIYGGADQLADLITQAEQLIGICTAGCFPLAKWQSNHPELLTAVGATSSTENARVFEEWETKVLGLAWLPHTDVFKFTVHKYTAGDGITKRIILSEIAQLYDPLGFLSPVTIRAKVLLQRLWLEKLNWDDLVSTEVRNSWVAFRQELSHLGTVSVPRWLNIATGTSVELHGFSDASQLAMGAAVYVRVSGAGNQTTVSLVCAKTKVAPIKRLTIPRLELAAAVLLAKLTHHVQNVLGLDDSRVYLWTDSMVTLTWVTSHPSRWKDFVRNRVSLAQELVPRAQWRFTPGRDNPADCASRGLTISQLARHSSWWDGPHWLAKDSFHWPTHRIGTGDAAALEERPGLTLSLATSPSPVYDLILKYSSLTRLLRITSWLFKVITNLKRAGDGTSGSANITPGDLENSRLYWVKAIQGAYFTSELKTLTSGYTLPKSHPITRLTGFIDHQGILRVGGRLKHSALQPDCKHSVILPRDSPLTALLIADAHERTLHGETQLTLAYLRQSCWIIGGRGPLMGTTKLTVYHMCYSFMDVIGTVVCAVTPQTEI